From the Brassica napus cultivar Da-Ae chromosome A8, Da-Ae, whole genome shotgun sequence genome, one window contains:
- the LOC106382320 gene encoding E3 ubiquitin-protein ligase SP1-like gives MLQIALYLSCGATACYLWGRRIKGKADSFNSITRVADIKCLDDLLKEKASNLLVVLSGKVASATPFNCKHDDDSSSGDVFEAKFEMEYETKKDDDGGLIHKSHNFLFQINETPWYLEDGTGLVKVVRAELADGYVDTMKPQFDMLSMSEIFQRFENPQEGSKVICRCALDTGTSLTIVGEAARDEAGTLSIQNPKEQSFMIFSGEGSFDKMVANLKSNSEFYFFYSKIFGTIAVAIAVVKGVGFVRRVLRERSENATDSDNEENP, from the exons ATGCTTCAGATTGCGCTTTATTTGTCATGTGGTGCCACAGCATGTTACCTCTGGGGCCGTAGAATTAAAGG GAAAGCTGACTCTTTTAACAGTATTACCCGTGTGGCCGACATCAAATGCTTAG ATGATTTGCTTAAAGAGAAAGCCTCGAATCTCCTTGTTGTTTTGTCCGGAAAAGTTGCTTCTGCAACGCCCTTTAACTGCAAACATGATGATGATTCTTCTTCGGGTGATGTTTTTGAGGCTAAG TTCGAAATGGAGTATGAGACCAAAAAGGACGATGATGGTGGTTTGATACACAAGTCTCATAATTTTCTGTTTCAAATCAACGAGACTCCTTGGTATCTT GAAGACGGTACTGGTCTGGTGAAAGTAGTGAGAGCTGAACTTGCTGATGGATATGTTGATACTATGAAACCGCAATTTGATATGTTGTCAATGAGTGAAATCTTTCAGAGGTTTGAAAACCCCCAAGAAGGCTCTAAG gtGATCTGTCGTTGTGCTCTCGATACTGGTACCTCCTTGACTATTGTTGGCGAG GCTGCTAGAGACGAAGCTGGTACTCTCTCGATTCAAAATCCCAAGGAACAGTCTTTTATGATCTTCAGTGGAGAGGGCTCGTTTGATAAAATGGTTGCCAACTTGAAGTCAAATTCAGA GTTTTACTTTTTCTACTCCAAGATCTTTGGAACTATTGCAGTGGCTATAGCCGTCGTGAAAGGTGTGGGTTTCGTAAGAAGGGTTCTTCGTGAGAGATCAGAGAATGCTACTGATTCAGACAACGAAGAAAACCCATGA
- the LOC106379904 gene encoding cyclin-SDS: MKEIATRISKRKAEPTPFPGKKLRSFPSRRKRAQISPVSVEPPLYHKETGVSAASVDSCSNLLSAVDDNVSCGSSRVEKSSKKNRTEEEEEEVSRPGKDVKKETIADPKFRRITRSYSKLTKEKIIDEAEVSESSFTRSDVTFAESKESDVVSFVSAVESCSKLGGDNEETEISKPSGFVEEVKETKPEVETVGCVSDLACTETFSGEDVSDDYEDELSEQRSEMFSLSSDLDSSDYTPSMFFDSGSQFSEKSSFDSPISHTRSLYLQYKEQFCRSTIANGFESSRHDQNRVIHSELVRFEDKEVEESYQMLRERERSHAYLRDCAKAYCSRMDHADFIPRLRLIMVQWIVEQCSDMGFQQETLFLGVSLLDRFLSKGSFNSDRTLVLVGIASLTLATRIEENQLYNSIRKRNFYIENLKYSRHEVVAMEWLILEVLNFKCCSPTIFNFLWFYLKAARANREVERVAKSFAVASLSDHTQLCFWPSSVAAGLVVLACIKHNKTSAYQRVVKVHVRTKDNDLHECVKSLEWFLGQ; the protein is encoded by the exons ATGAAGGAGATCGCGACGAGGATTTCAAAGCGCAAGGCCGAGCCGACGCCGTTCCCCGGGAAGAAGCTTCGGTCGTTTCCTTCACGCCGGAAGAGAGCTCAGATCTCTCCAGTTTCCGTCGAGCCACCTCTCTATCACAAGGAAACAGGAGTATCCGCTGCTTCCGTCGATTCCTGCTCCAATCTGCTCTCTGCAGTCGACGACAACGTTTCGTGCGGTTCTAGCAGAGTCGAGAAGAGCTCGAAGAAGAATCGAactgaagaggaagaagaagaagtctctAGACCTGGCAAAGACGTGAAGAAGGAGACGATCGCTGATCCGAAGTTTCGGAGGATCACTAGATCATACTCTAAGCTAACCAAGGAGAAGATCATAGATGAGGCTGAAGTAAGCGAATCGTCATTCACACGATCCGACGTGACATTCGCCGAGAGTAAGGAGAGCGACGTCGTTTCATTCGTTTCGGCTGTGGAGTCTTGCTCGAAGCTCGGAGGCGATAACGAAGAAACCGAAATCTCCAAACCGAGCGGATTCGTGGAAGAGGTCAAGGAAACGAAGCCGGAGGTTGAGACAGTCGGATGCGTATCCGATCTCGCTTGCACGGAGACGTTTTCCGGCGAAGATGTTTCGGATGATTACGAGGATGAGTTATCGGAGCAGCGTTCCGAGATGTTTTCACTATCCTCCGACCTCGATTCATCGGATTACACTCCGTCGATGTTCTTCGATTCCGGAAGCCAATTCTCTGAGAAATCTAGCTTTGATTCTCCAATTTCACATACTCGCTCTCTGTACCTTCAGTACAAGGAACAGTTCTGTAGATCCACGATTGCGAACGGTTTCGAATCTTCTCGCCATGATCAAAACCGTGTAATTCACTCTGAA CTGGTAAGGTTTGAAGATAAAGAGGTGGAAGAGAGCTATCAAATGCTgagggaaagagagagaagtcATGCGTATTTGCGTGACTGTGCTAAGGCTTACTGCTCCAGGATGGACCACGCTGATTTCATCCCTCGTCTACGCTTGATCATGGTTCAATGGATTGTGGAG CAATGTTCTGACATGGGGTTTCAGCAAGAGACCTTGTTTCTAGGAGTTAGTCTGCTGGATCGATTCTTGAGCAAAGGATCCTTCAACAGCGATAGGACTCTAGTACTAGTCGGGATTGCGAGTCTTACTCTGGCCACCAGGATTGAAGAAAACCAACTTTACAATAG CATCCGGAAAAGGAACTTCTACATTGAGAACCTAAAGTATAGCCGTCATGAAGTGGTGGCAATGGAGTGGCTGATTCTAGAAGTCCTTAACTTCAAATGCTGCTCACCCACAATCTTTAACTTCTTATG GTTTTACCTAAAAGCTGCTCGAGCCAATCGAGAAGTTGAAAGGGTAGCCAAATCCTTTGCCGTTGCCTCACTGTCCGATCACACTCAACTCTGTTTTTGGCCCTCGAGTGTAGCAGCCGGACTCGTAGTTCTTGCCTGCATCAAACACAACAAAACCTCAGCCTACCAACGAGTCGTAAAG GTTCATGTTAGAACAAAAGATAACGACCTGCATGAATGCGTCAAG AGCCTGGAATGGTTCCTTGGGCAGTAa
- the LOC106382318 gene encoding RNA demethylase ALKBH10B-like: MAMPPGSVAPGNWIPDGRDGFISWIRGEFAAANAIIDSLCQHLVAIGDQNEYEGVVSAIQHRQSSWSPVLYMQHFFPIADVSYALEQAAWKRQQKTMMPPRHYNSDQIGKFGGRRSGNGFNKHHNHGGGGGYRGGETMVRNGLDCHKTEAKAVAVVEEKRDGSEKLKSDSKDKEESESTGAETQAETVKHSCYSASKEQKQDEKDKECTASMAKTFVVQEMYEAKMVNVVEGLKLYDSMVDPKEVSQLISLANNLRNAGRRGQLQSDAFVGYKRPNRGHGREMIQLGLPIADTRPDDETIKDRRIEPIPSFLSDIIERLVSNQIIPVKPDACIIDFFNEGDHSQPHMFPPWFGRPVGILSLSECDLTFGRVIVSDQPGDYKGSLKLSLSPGLVLVVEGKSADLAKFAIHSIRKQRILITFTKSQPGNGLNWGPPPLSRSPNHHHNRQPKHYPVVIPTTTGVLPTPSVQPVFIAPSPPLPPPMPFPGGVGVVPGATSWPLLPHTRHQAPPQPRAPVPGTGVFLPPGSAQEQVFQGSSNGNNSAEGKVEMKTKEGACNGNAADECGGSGGDGKQVN; the protein is encoded by the exons ATGGCAATGCCACCTGGCAGTGTTGCTCCTGGAAACTGGATCCCAGACGGGAGAGACGGGTTCATCTCGTGGATCCGCGGGGAGTTCGCTGCAGCCAACGCCATCATCGACTCGCTCTGCCAGCATCTGGTAGCGATCGGGGATCAGAACGAATACGAGGGAGTGGTCTCAGCCATCCAACACCGTCAATCGAGCTGGTCTCCGGTTCTTTATATGCAGCATTTTTTCCCCATCGCGGATGTTTCCTACGCTCTGGAGCAAGCTGCTTGGAAGCGGCAGCAGAAGACGATGATGCCTCCAAGGCATTACAACTCCGATCAGATTGGGAAATTTGGAGGAAGGAGGTCAGGGAATGGGTTTAACAAGCATCATAAtcatggtggtggtggtggttatAGAGGAGGTGAGACAATGGTGAGAAACGGGTTGGATTGTCACAAGACTGAAGCCAAGGCAGTAGCTGTTGTTGAGGAGAAGAGAG ATGGTAGCGAGAAATTGAAGAGCGATAGTAAAGATAAGGAAGAATCTGAGTCTACTGGCGCAGAAACTCAGGCGGAAACAGTGAAACATAGTTGTTACTCGGCTTCTAAAG AGCAGAAGCAGGACGAGAAAGACAAAGAGTGTACTGCAAGCATGGCAAAGACTTTTGTTGTCCAAGAGATGTATGAAGCGAAAATG gTTAATGTTGTAGAAGGACTGAAGCTATACGATTCAATGGTTGACCCAAAGGAAGTATCTCAACTCATTTCTCTTGCAAACAATCTGAGAAACGCTGGAAGAAGAGGTCAACTTCAAA GTGATGCATTTGTGGGCTATAAAAGGCCAAATAGAGGACATGGACGTGAGATGATCCAACTCGGTCTCCCCATTGCTGATACCAGGCCTGATGATGAGACTATCAAAG ATAGAAGAATAGAGCCAATCCCATCTTTTCTTTCAGACATCATTGAACGTTTGGTCTCAAATCAAATCATACCTGTGAAGCCAGACGCATGCATCATTGATTTCTTCAACGAG GGAGATCACTCGCAGCCTCATATGTTCCCTCCCTGGTTTGGACGACCCGTTGGGATCTTGTCCTTGTCAGAATGTGATCTCACGTTTGGAAGAGTCATCGTCTCTGATCAACCAGGAGACTACAAGGGCTCTCTCAAGTTGTCTCTCTCTCCCGG ATTGGTTCTTGTGGTGGAAGGCAAGTCCGCAGATCTTGCTAAGTTTGCGATTCACTCAATCCGAAAGCAGAGGATTCTCATCACCTTCACCAAGTCTCAGCCGGGAAACGGACTTAACTGGGGTCCACCACCGCTTAGCAGATCGCCGAATCATCATCACAACCGTCAGCCAAAGCATTACCCTGTTGTTATCCCCACCACCACCGGTGTCTTGCCAACACCGTCTGTTCAGCCTGTTTTCATAGCACCTTCTCCTCCGCTTCCCCCTCCAATGCCGTTCCCTGGTGGTGTTGGTGTCGTGCCGGGAGCAACGAGCTGGCCACTGCTGCCTCATACACGACACCAGGCGCCACCACAGCCTCGAGCTCCCGTCCCTGGAACCGGTGTCTTCCTCCCACCCGGTTCAGCACAAGAACAGGTGTTCCAAGGCTCCAGCAACGGGAACAACTCTGCAGAAGGAAAGGTGGAGATGAAGACGAAAGAGGGAGCTTGTAACGGAAACGCTGCAGATGAGTGCGGTGGCAGTGGCGGTGACGGTAAACAGGTCAATTAG
- the LOC106382321 gene encoding protein BASIC PENTACYSTEINE2 isoform X1 — translation MIFNYFRVLSLFHSKKIKIKTLSLSSDLIFPFRFLSPLSSFSFLPPSNLSLSSLSRRAKIPLKSRLLTQSHISLKMDDDGFRNWGYYEPAAATFKGNLGLQLMSSADRNTKPFLPGRDPNLMIGQNGSYHHAEPPIHMSYNWINQQKDKFFNMLPVTTSPNYGNVLPETSSAPSMHHHHHHQTEDNPVKCEEEEEIVQPNKKRKTNSKASATAKGKKPRKPKEENDSKTNVSRVKPAKKSVDLVINGVNMDISGLPVPVCTCTGAPQQCYRWGCGGWQSACCTTNISMHPLPMSTKRRGARISGRKMSQGAFKKVLEKLSSDGFNFGSPIDLKSHWARHGTNKFVTIR, via the exons atgattttcaattattttagggTTCTCTCTCTGTTCcactcaaaaaaaataaaaataaaaacccttTCCCTTTCTTCAGATCTTATCTTTCCCTTCAggtttctctctcctctctcttccttctctttcctCCCTCCctccaatctctctctctcctctctctccagAAGGGCAAAAATTCCCTTAAAGAGCCGTTTGTTAACCCAATCTCATAT ATCTTTGAAAATGGATGACGATGGGTTTCGCAATTGGGGTTACTACGAACCAGCTGCTGCTACGTTCAAAGGCAACCTCGGTTTGCAGCTAATGTCAAGCGCTGACCGGAACACTAAACCGTTTCTACCCGGTCGAGATCCAAATCTAATGATTGGCCAAAACGGGTCATACCACCACGCTGAGCCACCAATCCACATGAGCTACAACTGGATTAACCAACAGAAGGACAAGTTCTTCAACATGTTGCCTGTAACAACCTCTCCTAACTACGGAAACGTTCTCCCCGAAACTTCATCAGCCCCGTCCAtgcatcaccatcaccatcatcaaACCGAGGATAACCCGGTTAAatgcgaagaagaagaagagattgtTCAGCCTAACAAGAAGAGAAAGACTAACTCAAAAGCTAGCGCAACAGCAAAGGGGAAGAAGCCTCGTAAACCGAAAGAAGAGAACGACAGCAAGACTAACGTTTCAAGAGTCAAACCGGCTAAGAAAAGCGTTGACTTGGTTATCAACGGAGTGAACATGGACATTTCCGGTTTACCTGTACCGGTCTGCACTTGCACCGGAGCTCCTCAGCAATGCTACCGTTGGGGATGCGGCGGTTGGCAGTCTGCGTGTTGCACCACGAACATATCGATGCACCCGTTGCCGATGAGTACTAAACGCCGTGGAGCGAGGATCTCCGGGAGGAAGATGAGTCAAGGAGCGTTTAAGAAGGTTCTTGAGAAACTTTCTTCTGATGGGTTTAACTTTGGGAGCCCCATTGATCTTAAGAGCCATTGGGCTAGACATGGGACTAACAAGTTCGTCACCATCAGATGA
- the LOC106382322 gene encoding transmembrane 9 superfamily member 2-like, with translation MTKLLLLLGALILSSVGYVRSDASDHRYKEGDIVPLYANKVGPFHNPSETYRYFDLPFCVPEGVKEKKEALGEVLNGDRLVSAPYKLNFREEKDSEVYCKKKLSKEEVRKFRQAVEKDYYFQMYYDDLPIWGFIGKVDKEIKSDPSEYKYFLYKHIEFEILYNNDRVIEISARMDPHSLVDLTEDKEVDAEFMYTVKWKETETPFEKRMDKYSMSSSLPHHLEIHWFSIINSCVTVLLLTGFLATILMRVLKNDFTKYAQDEEAADDLEETGWKYIHGDVFRFPTRNSLFAASLGSGTQLFTLTIFIFMLALVGVFYPYNRGALFTALVVIYALTSGIAGYTSASFYCQLEGKSWVRNLLLTGCLFCGPLLLTFCFLNTVAITYTATAALPFGTIVVIVLIWTLVTSPLLVLGGIAGKNSKAEFQAPCRTTKYPREIPPLPWYRSAVPQMAMAGFLPFSAIYIELYYIFASVWGHRIYTIYSILFIVFIILIIVTAFITVALTYFQLAAEDHQWWWRSFLCGGSTGLFIYAYCLYYYYARSDMSGFMQTSFFFGYMACICYGFFLMLGTVGFRAALFFVRHIYRSIKCE, from the exons ATGACGAAGCTGCTCCTCTTACTCGGAGCTCTAATCCTCTCCAGCGTCGGCTATGTCAGATCCGACGCCTCTGACCACCGTTACAAGGAAGGAGACATCGTTCCTCTATACGCCAACAAGGTCGGCCCATTTCACAATCCAAG TGAGACGTATCGTTACTTTGATCTTCCCTTCTGTGTTCCAG AGGGTGTGAAAGAGAAGAAGGAAGCTCTTGGAGAGGTTCTGAACGGCGATCGTCTCGTCAGCGCTCCGTACAAGCTCAACTTCAGAGAAGAAAAAGACTCCGAAGTCTACTGCAAGAAGAAGCTAAGCAAAGAAGAGGTCAGAAAGTTCAGACAAGCCGTTGAGAAAGACTACTACTTCCAGATGTACTACGACGATCTCCCCATCTGGGGCTTCATTGGGAAAGTCGACAAGGAGATCAAATCCGATCCGAGCGAGTACAAGTACTTTTTGTACAAGCACATCGAGTTCGAGATTCTGTACAACAACGACCGTGTGATTGAGATCAGTGCTAGGATGGATCCTCACTCGCTTGTGGATCTTACTGAGGATAAGGAAGTTGATGCGGAGTTTATGTATACGGTGAAGTGGAAGGAGACTGAGACTCCGTTCGAGAAGAGGATGGACAAGTACTCtatgtcttcttctcttccgcATCACCTGGAGATTCACTGGTTCTCTATTATTAACTCGTGTGTCACTGTCCTGCTTTTGACTGGGTTCCTTGCAACTATCTTGATGCGAGTCCTCAAGAACGATTTCACCAA GTATGCTCAAGACGAGGAAGCTGCTGATGATCTAGAAGAAACTGGGTGGAAGTACATTCATGGTGATGTGTTTAGGTTCCCAACTCGCAACTCTTTGTTTGCTGCATCGCTTGGTAGTGGCACACAATTGTTTACCCT GACCATATTCATTTTCATGCTTGCTCTTGTTGGAGTGTTCTACCCTTACAACCGAGGAGCACTCTTCACCGCTTTGGTTGTCATTTACGCTCTAACCTCTGGAATTGCTGGATACACATCCGCCTCTTTCTACTGCCAACTTGAAGGCAAAAGCTgg GTGAGAAACTTGTTACTCACTGGATGTCTCTTCTGCGGTCCTTTACTCCTAACCTTCTGCTTCCTCAACACCGTAGCCATCACCTACACTGCAACCGCAGCACTACCCTTTGGAACCATTGTCGTGATCGTCCTTATATGGACTCTAGTCACATCGCCTCTACTCGTCTTAGGTGGCATCGCCGGTAAAAACAGCAAAGCTGAGTTCCAAGCGCCCTGCCGCACGACCAAGTACCCCCGCGAGATTCCGCCGCTCCCTTGGTACAGAAGCGCGGTTCCTCAGATGGCCATGGCTGGTTTTCTTCCTTTCAGTGCCATCTACATCGAGCTTTACTACATTTTCGCTAGTGTCTGGGGTCACCGGATCTACACCATCTACAGCATCCTGTTCATTGTcttcatcatcctcatcattGTCACTGCTTTTATAACCGTCGCCTTGACTTACTTCCAGCTCGCTGCTGAAGATCACCAATGGTGGTGGAG ATCATTCCTATGCGGTGGGTCGACCGGTTTGTTTATCTACGCCTACTGCTTATACTACTACTACGCACGATCAGACATGTCTGGATTCATGCAAACATCGTTCTTCTTCGGGTACATGGCTTGCATTTGCTACGGGTTCTTCTTAATGCTCGGGACTGTCGGCTTCCGCGCTGCACTTTTCTTCGTTCGTCACATTTACCGGTCTATCAAATGCGAGTAA
- the LOC106382321 gene encoding protein BASIC PENTACYSTEINE2 isoform X2 has translation MLVPTRKCSYVGISYKSSLDFISLKMDDDGFRNWGYYEPAAATFKGNLGLQLMSSADRNTKPFLPGRDPNLMIGQNGSYHHAEPPIHMSYNWINQQKDKFFNMLPVTTSPNYGNVLPETSSAPSMHHHHHHQTEDNPVKCEEEEEIVQPNKKRKTNSKASATAKGKKPRKPKEENDSKTNVSRVKPAKKSVDLVINGVNMDISGLPVPVCTCTGAPQQCYRWGCGGWQSACCTTNISMHPLPMSTKRRGARISGRKMSQGAFKKVLEKLSSDGFNFGSPIDLKSHWARHGTNKFVTIR, from the exons ATGTTGGTTCCGACAAGAAAATGTTCTTATGTCGGAATATCATATAAAAGTTCCCTGGATTTCAT ATCTTTGAAAATGGATGACGATGGGTTTCGCAATTGGGGTTACTACGAACCAGCTGCTGCTACGTTCAAAGGCAACCTCGGTTTGCAGCTAATGTCAAGCGCTGACCGGAACACTAAACCGTTTCTACCCGGTCGAGATCCAAATCTAATGATTGGCCAAAACGGGTCATACCACCACGCTGAGCCACCAATCCACATGAGCTACAACTGGATTAACCAACAGAAGGACAAGTTCTTCAACATGTTGCCTGTAACAACCTCTCCTAACTACGGAAACGTTCTCCCCGAAACTTCATCAGCCCCGTCCAtgcatcaccatcaccatcatcaaACCGAGGATAACCCGGTTAAatgcgaagaagaagaagagattgtTCAGCCTAACAAGAAGAGAAAGACTAACTCAAAAGCTAGCGCAACAGCAAAGGGGAAGAAGCCTCGTAAACCGAAAGAAGAGAACGACAGCAAGACTAACGTTTCAAGAGTCAAACCGGCTAAGAAAAGCGTTGACTTGGTTATCAACGGAGTGAACATGGACATTTCCGGTTTACCTGTACCGGTCTGCACTTGCACCGGAGCTCCTCAGCAATGCTACCGTTGGGGATGCGGCGGTTGGCAGTCTGCGTGTTGCACCACGAACATATCGATGCACCCGTTGCCGATGAGTACTAAACGCCGTGGAGCGAGGATCTCCGGGAGGAAGATGAGTCAAGGAGCGTTTAAGAAGGTTCTTGAGAAACTTTCTTCTGATGGGTTTAACTTTGGGAGCCCCATTGATCTTAAGAGCCATTGGGCTAGACATGGGACTAACAAGTTCGTCACCATCAGATGA
- the LOC106382319 gene encoding purple acid phosphatase 3-like, whose product MASSKYKPINFIFHVFYLIFIFSAHSSTAELKRLLQPAKPDGTVSFLVIGDWGRGGSYNQSNVALQMGEVGEKLNIDFVISTGDNFYDNGLLGLDDPAFQDSFTNIYNASSLQKPWYTVLGNHDYRGDVEAQLSPMLRAMDNRWVCMRSFVVNAEIVEFLFIDTTPFVDKYFVQPNKHVYDWRGVLPRQTYLNNLLEEVDVALKESTAKWKIVVGHHTIKSAGHHRNTIELEKQLLPILHANDVDLYVNGHDHCLEHISSVESKTQFMTSGGGSKAWKGDVNHLDPQELKFYYDGQGFMSVDISEAELRAVFYDVSGNVLHHWKTYKEALYFAS is encoded by the exons ATGGCTTCTTCAAAATACAAACCTATAAACTTCATATTTCatgttttttatttgatttttattttctccGCCCATAGTTCCACAGCGGAGCTCAAGAGGCTACTGCAACCAGCTAAACCCGATGGTACAGTAAGCTTTCTCGTCATCGGAGACTGGGGAAGGGGAGGCTCCTATAATCAGTCCAACGTAGCTCTTCAG ATGGGAGAAGTTGGAGAAAAGTTAAATATAGATTTTGTAATATCTACCGGAGATAATTTTTACGACAATGGGTTACTTGGCTTGGACGATCCTGCATTTCAAGATTCTTTTACCAACATTTATAACGCGTCGAGCTTGCAAAAGCCTTGGTATACTG TCTTAGGAAATCATGACTATAGAGGTGACGTCGAGGCACAACTTAGCCCTATGCTAAGAGCTATGGACAACAGATGGGTCTGCATGAGATCTTTCGTCGTTAATGCTG AGATCGTCGAGTTTTTGTTCATCGACACAACTCCATTTGTCGATAAATACTTTGTCCAACCAAATAAGCATGTCTATGACTGGAGAGGAGTGTTACCCAGACAAACATATCTGAACAATCTCTTAGAG GAAGTGGACGTGGCATTGAAAGAGTCAACAGCAAAGTGGAAAATAGTGGTTGGTCACCACACGATCAAAAGTGCAGGCCACCACAGGAACACCATTGAATTGGAGAAGCAGCTTTTGCCTATTCTTCAC GCGAATGACGTAGATCTGTACGTAAACGGACATGATCATTGCTTAGAACACATAAGCAGCGTGGAGAG TAAAACACAGTTTATGACGAGTGGCGGTGGATCAAAGGCTTGGAAAGGGGACGTGAACCACTTGGATCCACAAGAGCTGAAGTTTTACTACGACGGACAAGGATTCATGTCGGTTGACATTTCGGAGGCCGAACTGCGTGCCGTGTTTTATGATGTTTCTGGAAACGTTTTGCATCACTGGAAGACTTACAAGGAGGCGCTTTACTTCGCTTCCTAA
- the LOC106382321 gene encoding protein BASIC PENTACYSTEINE2 isoform X3: MDDDGFRNWGYYEPAAATFKGNLGLQLMSSADRNTKPFLPGRDPNLMIGQNGSYHHAEPPIHMSYNWINQQKDKFFNMLPVTTSPNYGNVLPETSSAPSMHHHHHHQTEDNPVKCEEEEEIVQPNKKRKTNSKASATAKGKKPRKPKEENDSKTNVSRVKPAKKSVDLVINGVNMDISGLPVPVCTCTGAPQQCYRWGCGGWQSACCTTNISMHPLPMSTKRRGARISGRKMSQGAFKKVLEKLSSDGFNFGSPIDLKSHWARHGTNKFVTIR; the protein is encoded by the coding sequence ATGGATGACGATGGGTTTCGCAATTGGGGTTACTACGAACCAGCTGCTGCTACGTTCAAAGGCAACCTCGGTTTGCAGCTAATGTCAAGCGCTGACCGGAACACTAAACCGTTTCTACCCGGTCGAGATCCAAATCTAATGATTGGCCAAAACGGGTCATACCACCACGCTGAGCCACCAATCCACATGAGCTACAACTGGATTAACCAACAGAAGGACAAGTTCTTCAACATGTTGCCTGTAACAACCTCTCCTAACTACGGAAACGTTCTCCCCGAAACTTCATCAGCCCCGTCCAtgcatcaccatcaccatcatcaaACCGAGGATAACCCGGTTAAatgcgaagaagaagaagagattgtTCAGCCTAACAAGAAGAGAAAGACTAACTCAAAAGCTAGCGCAACAGCAAAGGGGAAGAAGCCTCGTAAACCGAAAGAAGAGAACGACAGCAAGACTAACGTTTCAAGAGTCAAACCGGCTAAGAAAAGCGTTGACTTGGTTATCAACGGAGTGAACATGGACATTTCCGGTTTACCTGTACCGGTCTGCACTTGCACCGGAGCTCCTCAGCAATGCTACCGTTGGGGATGCGGCGGTTGGCAGTCTGCGTGTTGCACCACGAACATATCGATGCACCCGTTGCCGATGAGTACTAAACGCCGTGGAGCGAGGATCTCCGGGAGGAAGATGAGTCAAGGAGCGTTTAAGAAGGTTCTTGAGAAACTTTCTTCTGATGGGTTTAACTTTGGGAGCCCCATTGATCTTAAGAGCCATTGGGCTAGACATGGGACTAACAAGTTCGTCACCATCAGATGA